CGGACGGTACGCCCGGCGCCTAGCCGACAGTTGAGAGCGACCGCGGTCGCCGGGTCCACCCGGGCCCGGCGACCGTGGTCGTTGTGGCGGACCCGGCGGCCGGCCGTTGCGCGCCTACTTGAGCAGCGCGGCGATCTTCTCTTCCGGGCTCGCCGGCTCCGGCAGCGCCTCGAGCGCCTCCGTATGCGGCAACCGCACCTGCGGGTCGGTGAACTCGGCGTAGGTCTTGTCGCCGGCCAGCTGTGCCAGCAGATATCCGGTCACCAGGGCGCGCACCCGCCGCTGGGTGCGCCGATCCGAGGTCGGCAGACCGAAGAACCCGGTCAGCCGGCGGCCCTGCGGCAGACCGGCCGCGGATGCCTTGGCAACCACCCGAAGTGTTGCCGCAGGCCAGGCGTGGGCCAACTCAATGGCGTTGGAGCGCAGTGCCTTCGCGTCCCCGGGGCTGCTGAACACCACACCGGGCACCTCCAGCGTCGCCGCCGGCTGCTCGGCCGGCGGGGTGGTGACCGTCGGGAAAATCGACGCCACCGCTTTCGGTGTCACCGGCGACCCGGCGGCGGCGAACACCGCGGCCGAACCGCCGAAGCCGTGGCCGGCCACCGCGAGCCGGCGGCGGTCGACGCTGATCCGGCCCGGACCCAACCGGATCTCCGTAGCGATCTCCAGGGCACGGCCTAAGTCGGCGGCCGATTCCAGCACCGACGGCGCCAGCCCGCGCCCGGTGTCAGGGGCCACCGCCACCATGCCCCACGACGCCAGGTGCTCCAGCAGACCCGCGTAGCGGTCGGCGCCGGTCAGCCAGTCGTGGCCGAACGCCACCGCGGGAAGCCGGTAACCCGACGCCGGGGTGTAGACCAGACCGGCCAGCCCCGCATAGGCCAGATCGCCCCGCAGCACGCGGTGCGGGCCGGGTCGGGTCAGTGCGGTGTAAAGACGCTTGATGCTGGCCACCCGATGACGTTAACGCACCGGGGAGCCGAGGTTGAGCGGTCAGTCCTGACGCGACTTCCAATACTGCAGCGCCACTGCCCGCTGCGCCGCCGCGGCGGTCCGCACCGCCGCCACCGGTTCACCGGCCCCGCTGCCGGCGCCCTGCGCCGCATGCCATTCCGCCAGCGCGATGAATCCGCCGTCGAGGAACCGCTGCCGGGCGGCCTGTCGCTGGATTTTCCCGCTCGAGGTGGTCGGTATCGAGCCCGGTTCGACCAGGACCACGGCGTGAACTCCGATGCCGTGGTGGCGGATGATCACCGCCTTGATCGCCTCCAACACGGTGGTGAATCCGGTGGCGTCGGCCGGCGGGCTCACCTCCTGCACCACCACGAGTTCTTCGCCGTCACCGGGCTTCGGTGCGATCGAGAACGCCGCACCGCGGCCGGACAACAGCGCCGGGTGGCTGCCCTGCACCGTCTTCTCGATGTCGTTGGGGTAGTAGTTGTTGCCGCGGATGATGATCAGGTCTTTGCAACGTCCGGTGATGAAGATTTCCCCGGCTCGCAGGAACCCGAGATCACCGGTGCGCAGGTACGGGCCTTCTCCGGTATCGGCCAGGTAGGCGCCGAACGTCTGCTCGGTGTCCTCCGGTTTTCCCCGGTAACCGTGTGCGACGCACGGCCCGGAGATCCAGATCTCGCCGACCCGGTCTGAGTCGCGGCGCCGACGGGTCTCCGGATCGACGATCACAATCTGTTGACCGCCTCGAGGACGGCCACAACCGATCAGTTCCACGACGCCGGGATCGTCGTCGGCAGCGTCGGTGATCTCGACGACCCGGTCTTCGCCCAGTGCGGTGCGGTCGATATGGCGGACCACCGGCGCGTTGGCGTCCGATCCGCCCGAGACCAGCAGAGTGGCCTCTGCCAAGCCGTATACCGGCAGAAACGCCTCTGGCCGGAAACCCGCCGGCGCGAAGGCCTCCGCGAAGTCGCGCAGAGTGGTGGCCTGCACCGGTTCGGCGCCATTCATCGCCGTCGACCACTGCGACAGATCCAGCGCCGCACGCTCCTCGGCAGTGCTGCGTTCCACGCAGAGCTGGTAGGCGAAGTTGGGTGCGGTGGTCCCGGTGGCGCGGTACCGGGACATGGCCTCCAGCCACCGCATCGGACGCATGATGAACGACGCCGGTGACATCAGTACGGTCGTGCAGCCCACGTAGACCATTTCCAGAATTCCGCCGATCAGACCCATGTCGTGGTGCTGCGGTAGCCAATACACGGTGACCGCCCGCTCGTCGCCGCCCCACGCCTCGCGGATCGCAGCCAGGTTGGCCAGCAGGTTGGCGTGTGTCAGGACTACTCCCTTGGGCGCCCTGGTCGAACCCGAGGTGTATTGCAGGGTGGCGGTGGTGTCGGCGTCGATGTCCGGTGGCGTCCAGGAGTCCGGGTCCGCACCGGGCTGTTCCGGGGCCAGCCAGCGCAGCGGCCGCTTCATGAATCCGTCGACCCGCGTCCGGAGCTTCTCCTGGCTCTCGGCGTCGGCCAGGGCGAAGCCGGCCCGTGCGTCGGGGGCGATCAGCGTCAACCGGGCGAGCCGATCCTGCACCGGCACGGCAATCGCCCCGGCGTACAGGCAGCCGAAGTAGGCGGCGACGCTGTCCAGACCTGGCCGGCAAACGGTGAGCACCCGGCGGCCCGCGGCGCCCTGCTGTTGCAGGCCGGCGGCGATCGCCCTTGCTCTGCGGTCGAGTTCGGCGTAGGTCAGCCGGCCCTGTTCGTCGGCGCCGTCGGGGGCGAAGACGAACGCGGCCTTCTCCCGGTGGCGGTCGGCCTGTTGGCGCAGCAGATCCACCAGGGTGCGCGCGGCGGCTGTGTCCTCGGTGTCCTCTGGCATGTCGTCTTTCAGACCGTCGTTTCCTGGTCGCCTCACCGCGGAACGTCGCGGAATTCCTAACATAACCGCTGGGTGCACCGAAACGCAGCCGGGTCAGCCGCGTGTGCTGGTAAAAGCCCAAGAAATCTGCACCATCGCCATGAACCAAAAAACGTTGAAAGTCTACTTTAGTGTTCGATCTTCCGCCGGAAGATGGGGTGAACGCCGGAAAAAATGTCTTGTTACACAGATTCTTATCAGGTAATATGACTGCTACGCCTAATCGTGCCGCTGCCGCGGACCAGATTTGAGGAGTTGCTCTGATGAATCCTGCACTGCGTCCTTTTGTCACAGCCGGCGTCGCCTTGGTAGGTGCCGGCGTGATCACGGTTACCCCGGTGGCCACCCCGCTGCTCGAGGCTTCGGTGGTCCACGACGTTGCCCTGACCGCCGATATAGATTTCACCGGGGCGTGGACTGACGCCATCAACACGGCGGAAGCGAATTTCGCGAGCCTGCAGACCGCGATGCAGGACGCCAACACAGCACTGAGCGAGGCGTTGAGCAACGCCGATCTGAGCGATCTGAACCTTCAGGAACTGGGTGCTGCCCTGACATTCCTGGACGGGGACCAGAAGACGTTCATCAATCCGCTCACCGAGTGGACGCTGAACGGCGCCGGTCCTGATGGGGATGCAACGGTGGACGCCACGCACGCTCTGCTGTATGGGATTTTGACCAATCAGGGCGGCGCCGTCGCCCCTGGGCTCTTCCCGGAGATCCCGGCACCGGTTCCGGACATCATCAACTTCTTGTCGTCACCGTTGGCGGGTGTGCTGATCGGCGCCCTGGGGCCGTCCATTGCGCCATGGGTGGCGTTGCTCAACAGCGTCGAAGCCATCAGCGCCAACCTCGGCGGGGACACTCCGGACACCACGGCGGCGCTGCAGGAGCTGGTCAACATCCCGGCGAACATGTTCAACGGCTTGCTCAACGGCGCCACGCTCAACCTCGACGCCCTGATCCCGGCCATCGCCGATGCTGACCTGCTGCCGCTGCCGGAGGGTACCGCGATCACCTCGCTGAGCTTCGCCTTCGGCGGGTTGTTGACGCCGGGGCTCGTCGGCGCCGACCCAGGCGATCTCACTTTCTTCGGTGATGCCGTCCCCGGTGGCGGCTCGATCTTCAACTCGCTGGGCCTCGGCCTGAGCATCACCGATCCACTACCCCTCGAGCTGCCCGTTCTCGCCCACGGGGTCGGGTTGGGCGGTGCGATGGCCGGATTGGAACAGGCGATCGCGGAGTTCCTCAGCGGCAACCTGGTCTTCGACCCGCCCGACGACGTCGTCCCGGATCCTGGGTTGGCCACCGACGGATTGGCTGGTCTGCTGGCCGACCTGTTCGGCGGTGGACTGTAGCCACAGCGTCAACTGGGCGAGGCGGTCGTGCATCGGCACGGCCGCCTCGACGGTTTTGAACCCCGTTGACGCACGGACCCCCGCTTGACCTGCGCGATTGCTTAAGGCCGCCTGCCGTTGCACTACCCTGAACACCTATGTGCGGAATCGTCGGCTACGTCGGGCAACGGCCCGCCCGCGAGGTCGTCATCGAGGCACTGCGCCGCATGGAGTACCGCGGCTACGACTCTGCCGGGATCGCCGTCGTCGACGGTGTGGGCCAGCTGACGATCCGTCGGCGCGCGGGGCGGTTGGCCAACCTGGAAGCCGACTTGGCCCGTACGGATCCCAGCCTGCTGGTCGGCGGCACCGGGCTGGGACACACCCGCTGGGCCACCCACGGCCGGCCCACCGACCAGAACGCGCACCCGCACCGCGACGCGGCGTCCCAATTCGCCGTGGTGCACAACGGCATCATCGAGAACTTCTCCGTGTTGCGCGACGAGCTGGAGCGCGAGGGGGTGGAGTTCACCAGCGAGACCGACACCGAGGCGACCGTCCACCTGTTGGCGCGCCAATATCGTCGCGGCGACACCGCCGGGGACTTCGTGGCCTCGGCGATGGCGGTGCTGCGTCGGCTGGAGGGGCACTTCACGGTGGTGTTCGCCCACGCCGACGAGCCGGGCACCATCGTGGCGGCCCGGAGATCCACCCCACTGGTGGTCGGCATCGGCGAGGGCGAGATGTTCCTCGGCTCGGATGTGGCGGCGTTCATCCCCTACACCCGCAATGCGATCGAGCTGGGCCAGGACCAGGCGGTGGTGATCACCGCGGACAGCTACCGCATCACCGATTTCGCCGGCAACGACGCCTCCGACGCTGCTCGGCACTTTCACATCGACTGGGACCTGTCGGCCGCGGAAAAGGGCGGCTACGAATACTTCATGCTCAAGGAGATCGCCGAGCAACCCACCGCGGTGGCCGAGACCCTGCTCGGGCACTTCGAGGACGGTCGCATCGTGCTCGACGAGCAGCGCCTCTCCGACCAGGAGCTGCGCGAGATCGACAAGGTGTTCGTGGTGGCCTGCGGCACCGCCTACCACTCCGGCCTGCTGGCCAAGTACGCGATCGAGCACTGGACTCGACTGCCGGTGGAGGTCGAGCTGGCCAGTGAGTTCCGCTACCGCGACCCGGTCCTGGACCGCAGCACCCTGGTGGTGGCGATCAGCCAGTCCGGCGAGACGGCCGACACCCTCGAAGCCGTCCGGCACGCCAAGGAGCAGAAGGCCAAGGTGCTGGCGGTCTGCAACACCAACGGCTCGCAGATCCCGCGCGAGTGCGACGCGGTGATCTACACCCGCGCCGGACCGGAGATCGGTGTCGCCTCGACCAAGACGTTTTTGGCCCAAATCACCGCGAACTACCTGGTCGGCCTGGCACTGGCCCAGGCCCGGGGTACCAAATACCCCGACGAGGTCGAGCGCGAGTACCGGCAACTGGAGGCGATGCCCGAACTGGTGTCGCGGGTGCTCGACGGGGTGGAATCGGTGGCCGAGCTGGCTCGGCGATTCGCGGCGTCGAGTGCGGTGCTCTTTCTCGGCCGGCACGTCGGCTACCCGGTGGCCCTGGAAGGCGCGCTCAAACTCAAGGAACTGGCCTACATGCATGCCGAGGGTTTCGCCGCCGGTGAGCTCAAGCACGGCCCGATCGCGCTGATCGAGGACGACTTGCCGGTGATCGTCGTGATGCCCTCGCCCAAGAACGCCGCGATGCTGCATTCCAAGCTGCTCTCCAACATTCGCGAGATCCAGGCCCGCGGCGCGGTCACCATCGTGATCGCCGAGGAGGGCGATGAGACGGTGCGGCCCTACGCCGACCACCTGATCGAGATCCCCGTCGTGCCAACGCTTTACCAGCCGCTGCTGTCGACCATCCCGCTGCAGGTGTTCGCCGCCGGGGTGGCCCAGGCCCGGGGCTACGACGTCGACAAGCCGCGCAACCTGGCCAAGTCGGTCACCGTCGAGTAACGGGAG
This is a stretch of genomic DNA from Mycolicibacter terrae. It encodes these proteins:
- a CDS encoding dienelactone hydrolase family protein; translated protein: MASIKRLYTALTRPGPHRVLRGDLAYAGLAGLVYTPASGYRLPAVAFGHDWLTGADRYAGLLEHLASWGMVAVAPDTGRGLAPSVLESAADLGRALEIATEIRLGPGRISVDRRRLAVAGHGFGGSAAVFAAAGSPVTPKAVASIFPTVTTPPAEQPAATLEVPGVVFSSPGDAKALRSNAIELAHAWPAATLRVVAKASAAGLPQGRRLTGFFGLPTSDRRTQRRVRALVTGYLLAQLAGDKTYAEFTDPQVRLPHTEALEALPEPASPEEKIAALLK
- a CDS encoding fatty acyl-AMP ligase: MPEDTEDTAAARTLVDLLRQQADRHREKAAFVFAPDGADEQGRLTYAELDRRARAIAAGLQQQGAAGRRVLTVCRPGLDSVAAYFGCLYAGAIAVPVQDRLARLTLIAPDARAGFALADAESQEKLRTRVDGFMKRPLRWLAPEQPGADPDSWTPPDIDADTTATLQYTSGSTRAPKGVVLTHANLLANLAAIREAWGGDERAVTVYWLPQHHDMGLIGGILEMVYVGCTTVLMSPASFIMRPMRWLEAMSRYRATGTTAPNFAYQLCVERSTAEERAALDLSQWSTAMNGAEPVQATTLRDFAEAFAPAGFRPEAFLPVYGLAEATLLVSGGSDANAPVVRHIDRTALGEDRVVEITDAADDDPGVVELIGCGRPRGGQQIVIVDPETRRRRDSDRVGEIWISGPCVAHGYRGKPEDTEQTFGAYLADTGEGPYLRTGDLGFLRAGEIFITGRCKDLIIIRGNNYYPNDIEKTVQGSHPALLSGRGAAFSIAPKPGDGEELVVVQEVSPPADATGFTTVLEAIKAVIIRHHGIGVHAVVLVEPGSIPTTSSGKIQRQAARQRFLDGGFIALAEWHAAQGAGSGAGEPVAAVRTAAAAQRAVALQYWKSRQD
- the gjpA gene encoding outer membrane porin GjpA, with product MITVTPVATPLLEASVVHDVALTADIDFTGAWTDAINTAEANFASLQTAMQDANTALSEALSNADLSDLNLQELGAALTFLDGDQKTFINPLTEWTLNGAGPDGDATVDATHALLYGILTNQGGAVAPGLFPEIPAPVPDIINFLSSPLAGVLIGALGPSIAPWVALLNSVEAISANLGGDTPDTTAALQELVNIPANMFNGLLNGATLNLDALIPAIADADLLPLPEGTAITSLSFAFGGLLTPGLVGADPGDLTFFGDAVPGGGSIFNSLGLGLSITDPLPLELPVLAHGVGLGGAMAGLEQAIAEFLSGNLVFDPPDDVVPDPGLATDGLAGLLADLFGGGL
- the glmS gene encoding glutamine--fructose-6-phosphate transaminase (isomerizing), with product MCGIVGYVGQRPAREVVIEALRRMEYRGYDSAGIAVVDGVGQLTIRRRAGRLANLEADLARTDPSLLVGGTGLGHTRWATHGRPTDQNAHPHRDAASQFAVVHNGIIENFSVLRDELEREGVEFTSETDTEATVHLLARQYRRGDTAGDFVASAMAVLRRLEGHFTVVFAHADEPGTIVAARRSTPLVVGIGEGEMFLGSDVAAFIPYTRNAIELGQDQAVVITADSYRITDFAGNDASDAARHFHIDWDLSAAEKGGYEYFMLKEIAEQPTAVAETLLGHFEDGRIVLDEQRLSDQELREIDKVFVVACGTAYHSGLLAKYAIEHWTRLPVEVELASEFRYRDPVLDRSTLVVAISQSGETADTLEAVRHAKEQKAKVLAVCNTNGSQIPRECDAVIYTRAGPEIGVASTKTFLAQITANYLVGLALAQARGTKYPDEVEREYRQLEAMPELVSRVLDGVESVAELARRFAASSAVLFLGRHVGYPVALEGALKLKELAYMHAEGFAAGELKHGPIALIEDDLPVIVVMPSPKNAAMLHSKLLSNIREIQARGAVTIVIAEEGDETVRPYADHLIEIPVVPTLYQPLLSTIPLQVFAAGVAQARGYDVDKPRNLAKSVTVE